One stretch of Penaeus chinensis breed Huanghai No. 1 chromosome 27, ASM1920278v2, whole genome shotgun sequence DNA includes these proteins:
- the LOC125039428 gene encoding la protein homolog — MTEGEVATNGENATSKDIQDIEAKIIRQVEYYFGDYNLPRDKFLQEEVKNDDGWISMETMTKFKRLASLSTDAEVITAALRKSESKLIEVHESNAKIRRSPDQPLPIFDDKIKEETMKRTVYCKGFPKDGSVTLDDLLEYFKAYGPYETVLMRYFFNKEDKKQGFKGSVLVVFPKEEKAKEFMELSEVKFKDTVLIRKWHTDYVEEKKKEIEERRAKKEARKKENQDDDFVEDELEIELPKGIFLHFTGFSEGNDITREDIKEALGENVDQCAWIDFSRGMTEGYLRFKEADFNKIVMDKLEGKIKVKEMEGTLRLVEGEEEDEQLKKMKEARSRARASISKKRKSGGRGFQNKRRRM, encoded by the exons ATGACCGAAGGAGAGGTTGCAACAAATGGTGAAAATGCCACCAGCAAGGACATTCAGGATATTGAAGCCAAGATTATACGCCAAGTTGAATACTACTTTGGTGATTACAATCTTCCCCGTGACAAATTCCTACAGGAGGAA GTGAAAAACGATGATGGTTGGATCAGTATGGAAACAATGACAAAGTTCAAGCGCTTGGCCAGTTTATCCACTGATGCAGAAGTTATCACAGCCGCTTTACGGAAGTCAGAGAGTAAACTGATTGAG GTGCATGAAAGCAATGCCAAAATACGCCGTTCCCCTGACCAACCCCTGCCCATTTTTGAtgacaaaataaaggaagaaaccaTGAAACGAACAGTTTACTGCAAGGGTTTTCCCAAGGATGGCTCCGTGACCTTGGATGATCTCCTTGAATATTTCAAGGCATATGGCCCATATGAGACTGTCttg ATGCGGTACTTCTTTAACAAGGAAGACAAGAAGCAAGGTTTTAAGGGTTCTGTTCTGGTTGTGTTCCCAAAAGAGGAAAAAGCTAAGGAGTTTATGGAGTTGAGTGAAGTGAAATTCAAGGATACAGTTTTGATCAGGAAGTGGCATACAGATTAtgttgaagagaagaaaaaggagattgaGGAACGCAGAGCcaaaaaagaagcaagaaagaaagagaaccagGATGATGACTTTGTCGAGGAT GAACTAGAAATTGAACTCCCAAAGGGTATCTTCCTCCACTTCACTGGCTTCAGTGAAGGCAATGATATAACTAGAGAGGACATCAAGGAAGCATTGGGAGAAAATGTTGATCAGTGTGCCTGGATTGACTTCAGCCGTGGCATGACTGAGGGTTACCTACGCTTCAAGGAGGCTGACTTCAACAAAATTGTAATGGACAAgttagaaggaaagataaag GTCAAAGAAATGGAAGGTACCCTTCGTTTAGttgaaggtgaggaggaagatgaacaactgaagaaaatgaaggaggccAGGAGCAGAGCACGGGCAAGTATTAGCAAAAAGAGAAAATCTGGAGGCCGAGGCTTCCAgaacaagaggagaaggatgTAA